A window of the Acidimicrobiales bacterium genome harbors these coding sequences:
- a CDS encoding MFS transporter, translating into MAEPRRQPADDAGGEPLPPADFVFAPSVPTVPTRRVRHDRPGLHVRLFGSRMYFRLWLAQVVSSFGDWIGFLAIAALAARIGDDSAGAAVGLVMSARIVPGFFFAAAAGVLVDRWDRKKVMVICDIGRGAVLATLPFVDTIPGLVLASLVLEIFTLLWSPAKEASVPNLVPADHLTTANSLSLVAAYGSFPFASAFFALLAKVAEWVSSVDALDVLRPEQLSIAFYVDACTFLLSACLIGTLDLPRTRRARQRRAPAEHRRAEVGRAVGELKEGWRFIFISPVVRSVMLGLGTGLIGGGMLVPLGPVFSTQVLHAGDAGFGLFVTALGLGVAVGIALLSAVQKRLPKAGVFTAAVLMAGVSLLVASSLNTLALAALFVAVLGVCAGAVYVLGFTILHENVEDELRGRIFSTLYTLVRLCVLLAFAVGPLLAELLGDVSDALFDGRIDLLGVSVAVPGVRLTLWLAGVIILAAGGLSYRSLQAERRREPVG; encoded by the coding sequence GTGGCGGAGCCTCGCCGCCAGCCCGCCGACGATGCCGGAGGCGAGCCGCTGCCCCCGGCCGACTTCGTGTTCGCGCCCAGCGTGCCGACGGTGCCGACCCGGAGGGTCCGCCACGACCGGCCCGGCCTGCACGTCCGCCTGTTCGGGTCGCGGATGTACTTCCGGCTCTGGCTGGCCCAGGTCGTGTCGTCGTTCGGCGACTGGATCGGGTTCCTCGCCATCGCCGCCCTGGCCGCCCGCATCGGCGACGACTCGGCCGGCGCCGCGGTCGGCCTCGTCATGTCGGCCAGGATCGTCCCCGGCTTCTTCTTCGCCGCCGCGGCCGGCGTGCTCGTCGACCGCTGGGACCGCAAGAAGGTCATGGTCATCTGCGACATCGGCCGGGGGGCGGTGCTCGCCACCCTGCCGTTCGTCGACACCATCCCCGGCCTGGTGCTGGCCTCGCTGGTGCTCGAGATCTTCACCCTGCTGTGGTCGCCGGCCAAGGAGGCGTCGGTCCCCAACCTCGTCCCCGCCGACCACCTCACCACCGCCAACTCGCTGTCGCTCGTGGCCGCCTACGGCAGCTTCCCGTTCGCGTCGGCGTTCTTCGCCCTGCTGGCCAAGGTGGCCGAGTGGGTGTCGTCGGTCGACGCCCTCGACGTGCTGCGCCCCGAGCAGCTGTCGATCGCCTTCTACGTCGACGCCTGCACGTTCCTGCTGTCGGCGTGCCTGATCGGCACGCTCGACCTGCCGAGGACGAGGCGGGCCCGCCAGCGCCGGGCGCCGGCCGAGCACCGGCGGGCCGAGGTGGGCCGGGCCGTCGGCGAGCTCAAGGAGGGGTGGCGGTTCATCTTCATCAGCCCGGTGGTGCGGTCGGTGATGCTCGGCCTCGGCACCGGGCTGATCGGCGGCGGGATGCTGGTGCCCCTCGGGCCCGTCTTCTCCACCCAGGTGCTGCACGCCGGCGACGCCGGGTTCGGGCTGTTCGTCACCGCCCTCGGGCTCGGCGTGGCCGTCGGCATCGCCCTGCTGTCGGCCGTCCAGAAGCGCCTGCCCAAGGCCGGCGTGTTCACCGCCGCCGTGCTCATGGCCGGCGTGTCGCTCCTGGTCGCCTCGTCGCTGAACACCCTCGCCCTCGCCGCGCTGTTCGTCGCCGTCCTCGGCGTGTGCGCCGGGGCCGTCTACGTGCTGGGGTTCACGATCCTCCACGAGAACGTGGAGGACGAGCTGCGGGGCCGGATCTTCAGCACCCTCTACACGCTGGTCCGGCTGTGCGTGCTGCTGGCCTTCGCCGTCGGGCCGCTGCTGGCCGAGCTGCTCGGCGACGTGTCCGACGCCCTGTTCGACGGCCGCATCGACCTGCTCGGCGTGTCCGTCGCCGTCCCCGGCGTGCGGCTGACGCTGTGGCTCGCCGGCGTGATCATCCTCGCCGCCGGCGGGCTGTCGTACCGGTCGCTCCAGGCCGAGCGGCGCCGGGAGCCGGTCGGGTGA
- the nhaA gene encoding Na+/H+ antiporter NhaA, producing MPGSLVGDSTMAASSRPRPAVAVAAAARRFLAVEAAGGILLVAATVAALAWANSPWQASYLDLWSTEAAVDVGGTGLSLDLRHWVNDGLMALFFLVVGLEIRREATSGELRDRRTVALPVVAALGGMVVPAAVYVAVNAGGPGAAGWGVPMATDIAFALGVVALLGRRVPSSLRLLLLTLAVVDDIGAILVIAVVYTDHLEPAWLLAAAAGVVAMVVLHRLGVRGVPFYVVAGVLVWFATHESGVHATIAGAVLGLVTPAREGQRVEEALHPIASYVVVPLFALANAGVVVTADGLADAATSAVTLGVVAGLVLGKLAGVTGGAWLATRLGVATLPDGVRWPQVAGIGAVAGIGFTVSLFVAGLAFDDQALADQAVLGVLAASVVAALVGAAVLAATGQDEAAGPSGS from the coding sequence GTGCCGGGAAGTCTGGTCGGCGACTCCACCATGGCCGCCTCCTCCCGCCCCCGCCCTGCGGTCGCCGTCGCCGCCGCCGCCCGCCGCTTCCTCGCCGTCGAGGCCGCCGGCGGCATCCTCCTCGTCGCCGCCACGGTCGCCGCCCTCGCCTGGGCGAACTCGCCCTGGCAGGCGTCCTACCTCGACCTCTGGTCGACCGAGGCGGCCGTCGACGTCGGCGGCACCGGCCTGTCCCTCGACCTCCGCCACTGGGTGAACGACGGCCTGATGGCGCTGTTCTTCCTCGTCGTCGGCCTGGAGATCCGCCGAGAGGCGACGTCCGGCGAGCTGCGCGACCGCAGGACGGTGGCCCTTCCCGTCGTGGCCGCCCTCGGCGGGATGGTCGTGCCCGCCGCCGTCTACGTCGCCGTCAACGCCGGCGGGCCGGGCGCCGCCGGGTGGGGGGTGCCGATGGCGACCGACATCGCCTTCGCCCTCGGCGTCGTCGCCCTCCTCGGGCGGCGGGTGCCGTCGTCCCTCCGCCTCCTCCTGCTGACGCTCGCCGTGGTCGACGACATCGGGGCGATCCTCGTGATCGCCGTCGTCTACACCGACCACCTGGAGCCGGCGTGGCTGCTGGCGGCGGCGGCCGGCGTGGTCGCCATGGTCGTCCTCCACCGGCTCGGCGTCCGGGGCGTGCCGTTCTACGTGGTGGCCGGCGTGCTCGTGTGGTTCGCCACCCACGAGTCGGGCGTCCACGCCACGATCGCCGGCGCCGTCCTCGGCCTCGTCACCCCAGCTCGCGAGGGGCAGCGGGTCGAGGAGGCGCTGCACCCGATCGCCTCCTACGTCGTCGTCCCGCTGTTCGCCCTGGCCAACGCCGGCGTGGTCGTCACCGCCGACGGGCTGGCCGACGCGGCCACCTCGGCCGTCACCCTCGGCGTGGTCGCCGGCCTCGTCCTCGGCAAGCTGGCCGGCGTGACCGGCGGCGCCTGGCTGGCCACCCGCCTCGGCGTCGCCACCCTGCCCGACGGCGTGCGGTGGCCGCAGGTCGCCGGCATCGGGGCCGTCGCCGGGATCGGCTTCACCGTCTCGTTGTTCGTGGCCGGCCTGGCCTTCGACGACCAGGCCCTCGCCGACCAGGCCGTGCTCGGGGTGCTGGCCGCGTCGGTGGTCGCCGCGCTGGTCGGGGCGGCGGTGCTCGCCGCGACCGGTCAGGACGAGGCGGCCGGCCCCTCGGGCTCGTAG
- the topA gene encoding type I DNA topoisomerase, producing MGKPLVIVESPAKARTIARFLGGDYVVESSIGHIRDLPRNAADVPPAYKGEAWARLGVDVDNGFKPLYVVAREKKDQVRTLKAKLKDASELYLATDEDREGEAIAWHLLEVLNPGTRVPVRRMVFHEITPRAIREAIEHPRDLDRRLVDAQEARRILDRLYGYEVSPVLWKKVMPRLSAGRVQSVATRVIVERERARMRFRAASFWDVQGTFAPAEDPAASFPATLVALDGTRLATGRDFAETGELSRGDVVVLDEAGATELAADLDGASFAVRSVERKPYRRSPYAPFMTSTLQQEAGRKLRFSSARTMQVAQRLYENGYITYMRTDSTTLSSTAVAAARAQITERYGPDYLTPSPRVYTTKVKNAQEAHEAIRPAGDSFRAPDAVAREVGSDEARLYDLIWKRTVASQMADARGESVQVRLGGSARSGRDAEFAASGKTIAFPGFLRAYVEGSDDPDSDLEDQERVLPELSEGDALYAVELRPEGHATSPPARFTEASLVRRLEELGVGRPSTYASIISTIQDRGYVWKKGSALVPSFTAFAVVTLLERHFPDLVDYAFTARMEDDLDEIARGGEEAVPWLARFYFGDGEGDRRPKGFGLRQLVSDHLGDIDARAVNSIPIGTAEDGEEVVARVGRYGPYLQKGDTTAPLPDDLPPDELSVDRALALLQAPSGDRVLGTDPASGLPVIARSGRFGPFVQLGEADGDAKPRTASLFQGMTVETVSLDDALRLLSLPRLVGVDPSDGQEIVATNGRYGPYLRKGDDSRSLEREDQLFTVTLDEALRLFAEPKRRRGARSTAALRELGDDPVSGRPVSVKEGRFGPYVTDGETNASLRKGDTVEGITIERAAELLADRRERAATAPPKKAAAKKAAKKPAKKASAAKKASGKASAAKKASAAKQGGASRPSRSG from the coding sequence GTGGGAAAGCCCCTCGTCATCGTCGAGTCGCCCGCCAAGGCGCGGACCATCGCCCGCTTCCTCGGCGGCGACTACGTGGTGGAGTCCTCGATCGGCCACATCCGCGACCTGCCGCGCAACGCCGCCGACGTGCCGCCGGCCTACAAGGGCGAGGCGTGGGCCCGGCTCGGCGTCGACGTCGACAACGGGTTCAAGCCGCTCTACGTGGTGGCGAGGGAGAAGAAGGACCAGGTCCGCACGCTGAAGGCGAAGCTCAAGGACGCGAGCGAGCTGTACCTCGCGACCGACGAGGACCGCGAGGGCGAGGCCATCGCCTGGCACCTGCTCGAGGTGCTGAACCCCGGCACGCGGGTGCCGGTGCGGCGGATGGTGTTCCACGAGATCACCCCCCGGGCCATCCGCGAGGCCATCGAGCACCCCCGCGACCTCGACCGGCGGCTGGTCGACGCCCAGGAGGCCCGCCGGATCCTCGACCGCCTCTACGGCTACGAGGTCTCCCCGGTCCTCTGGAAGAAGGTCATGCCCCGGCTGTCGGCCGGCCGGGTGCAGAGCGTCGCCACCAGGGTGATCGTCGAGCGGGAGCGGGCCAGGATGCGGTTCAGGGCCGCCTCGTTCTGGGACGTCCAGGGCACGTTCGCCCCCGCCGAGGACCCGGCCGCGTCGTTCCCGGCGACCCTCGTCGCCCTCGACGGCACCCGCCTCGCCACCGGCAGGGACTTCGCCGAGACCGGGGAGCTGTCCAGGGGCGACGTCGTCGTCCTGGACGAGGCCGGGGCCACCGAGCTCGCCGCCGACCTGGACGGCGCGTCGTTCGCCGTCCGGTCCGTCGAGCGCAAGCCGTACCGGCGCTCGCCGTACGCGCCGTTCATGACGTCGACCCTCCAGCAGGAGGCGGGCCGCAAGCTGCGGTTCTCGTCGGCGAGGACCATGCAGGTCGCCCAGCGCCTCTACGAGAACGGCTACATCACCTACATGAGGACCGACAGCACCACGCTGTCGTCCACCGCCGTCGCCGCCGCCAGGGCCCAGATCACCGAGCGCTACGGGCCCGACTACCTGACGCCGTCGCCCCGCGTCTACACGACGAAGGTCAAGAACGCCCAGGAGGCCCACGAGGCCATCCGCCCGGCCGGTGACTCGTTCCGGGCGCCCGACGCCGTCGCCCGCGAGGTCGGCAGCGACGAGGCCAGGCTCTACGACCTGATCTGGAAGCGGACGGTGGCGTCGCAGATGGCCGACGCCAGGGGCGAGAGCGTGCAGGTCCGGCTGGGCGGCAGCGCCCGGTCGGGACGCGACGCCGAGTTCGCGGCGAGCGGCAAGACCATCGCCTTCCCGGGCTTCCTCCGCGCCTACGTCGAGGGCAGCGACGACCCCGACTCCGACCTCGAGGACCAGGAGCGGGTGCTGCCCGAGCTGTCCGAGGGCGACGCCCTCTACGCCGTCGAGCTGCGCCCCGAAGGGCACGCCACGAGCCCGCCGGCCCGCTTCACCGAGGCGTCGCTCGTCCGCCGCCTGGAGGAGCTCGGCGTCGGCCGCCCGTCCACCTACGCCTCGATCATCAGCACCATCCAGGACCGGGGCTACGTGTGGAAGAAGGGGTCGGCGCTGGTCCCGTCGTTCACCGCCTTCGCCGTCGTCACCCTGCTCGAGCGCCACTTCCCCGACCTCGTGGACTACGCGTTCACGGCCCGCATGGAGGACGACCTCGACGAGATCGCGCGGGGCGGCGAGGAGGCGGTGCCGTGGCTGGCCCGCTTCTACTTCGGCGACGGGGAGGGGGACCGGCGCCCGAAGGGCTTCGGCCTGCGCCAGCTCGTGTCCGACCACCTCGGCGACATCGACGCCAGGGCCGTCAACTCGATCCCGATCGGCACCGCCGAGGACGGGGAGGAGGTCGTCGCCCGCGTCGGCCGCTACGGGCCCTACCTCCAGAAGGGCGACACGACGGCGCCGCTGCCCGACGACCTGCCGCCCGACGAGCTGTCGGTCGACCGCGCCCTCGCGCTCCTCCAGGCGCCGAGCGGCGACCGGGTGCTCGGCACCGACCCGGCGTCCGGCCTCCCGGTCATCGCCCGCTCCGGCCGCTTCGGTCCCTTCGTGCAGCTGGGCGAGGCCGACGGCGACGCCAAGCCGAGGACGGCGTCGCTGTTCCAGGGCATGACCGTCGAGACCGTCTCCCTGGACGACGCCCTGCGCCTGCTCAGCCTGCCCCGCCTCGTCGGCGTGGACCCGTCGGACGGGCAGGAGATCGTCGCCACGAACGGCCGCTACGGGCCCTACCTGCGCAAGGGCGACGACAGCCGCAGCCTCGAGCGGGAGGACCAGCTGTTCACGGTCACCCTCGACGAGGCGCTCCGGCTGTTCGCCGAGCCCAAGCGCCGGCGGGGGGCCCGCTCCACCGCGGCCCTCCGGGAGCTGGGCGACGACCCCGTGTCGGGCCGGCCGGTGTCGGTCAAGGAGGGCCGGTTCGGGCCGTACGTGACCGACGGGGAGACGAACGCGTCGCTGCGCAAGGGCGACACGGTCGAGGGCATCACGATCGAGCGGGCGGCCGAGCTGCTCGCCGACCGGCGGGAACGCGCGGCCACGGCGCCGCCGAAGAAGGCGGCGGCCAAGAAGGCGGCCAAGAAGCCGGCCAAGAAGGCGTCGGCGGCCAAGAAGGCGTCGGGGAAGGCGTCGGCGGCGAAGAAGGCGTCGGCCGCGAAGCAGGGCGGCGCGTCCCGCCCGTCCCGCTCGGGCTGA
- a CDS encoding acyl-CoA dehydrogenase family protein, with translation MDFEPSPLAREYHDRLSAFLEERVFPAEPVYDAQLAELGDPHGEPPVMDELKAEARRRGLWNLFLPHEELGAGLTNLEYAPLAELTGRSRIAPETINCSAPDTGNMEILAMFGTPEQQEQWLHPLLEGEIRSCFAMTEPEVASSDATNIRSSIRREGDEYVIDGRKWWTSGALRRRTKVAIFMGRTDPDAPPHRQQSMVLVPMDTPGVTVHRNLEVFGFTDQEGHGEVTFEGVRVPVTNLLGEEGGGFAIAQARLGPGRIHHCMRSLGTAERALELMCRRVRDRVAFGAPLADQGVIQQWIADSRIEIEQARLLVLKTAWLIDTVGSKGARVEIAAIKVVCPNVALRVVDRAIQAHGGGGVSQDFPLSAMWAWQRALRLADGPDEVHRRTIARRELRRYEPEGPAASS, from the coding sequence GTGGACTTCGAACCCTCGCCGCTCGCCCGCGAGTACCACGACCGGTTGAGCGCGTTCCTCGAGGAGCGGGTGTTCCCCGCCGAGCCGGTCTACGACGCCCAGCTGGCCGAGCTCGGCGACCCCCACGGCGAGCCGCCGGTCATGGACGAGCTGAAGGCCGAGGCCAGGCGGCGGGGGCTGTGGAACCTGTTCCTCCCCCACGAGGAGCTCGGCGCGGGGCTCACCAACCTGGAGTACGCGCCGCTGGCCGAGCTGACCGGCCGCAGCCGGATCGCCCCCGAGACGATCAACTGCTCCGCGCCCGACACCGGCAACATGGAGATCCTCGCCATGTTCGGCACCCCCGAGCAGCAGGAGCAGTGGCTCCACCCGCTGCTCGAGGGCGAGATCCGCTCGTGCTTCGCCATGACCGAGCCGGAGGTGGCGAGCTCCGACGCCACCAACATCCGGTCCTCGATCCGGCGCGAGGGCGACGAGTACGTGATCGACGGCCGGAAGTGGTGGACGAGCGGGGCGCTCCGTCGGCGCACGAAGGTCGCCATCTTCATGGGCCGGACCGACCCGGACGCGCCGCCCCACCGCCAGCAGTCGATGGTGCTGGTCCCCATGGACACGCCCGGCGTGACCGTCCACCGGAACCTGGAGGTGTTCGGCTTCACCGACCAGGAGGGCCACGGCGAGGTCACCTTCGAGGGCGTGCGGGTGCCGGTGACCAACCTGCTCGGCGAGGAGGGCGGCGGGTTCGCCATCGCCCAGGCCCGGCTCGGGCCCGGCCGCATCCACCACTGCATGCGCTCGCTCGGGACGGCGGAGCGGGCGCTCGAGCTGATGTGCCGGCGGGTGCGGGACCGGGTGGCGTTCGGCGCCCCGCTGGCCGACCAGGGCGTGATCCAGCAGTGGATCGCCGACAGCCGCATCGAGATCGAGCAGGCCCGCCTCCTCGTGCTGAAGACGGCCTGGCTGATCGACACGGTCGGTTCCAAGGGGGCGCGGGTCGAGATCGCGGCGATCAAGGTCGTGTGCCCGAACGTCGCCCTCCGGGTGGTCGACCGGGCCATCCAGGCCCACGGGGGCGGCGGCGTGTCGCAGGACTTCCCGCTGTCGGCCATGTGGGCCTGGCAGCGGGCCCTCCGCCTGGCCGACGGGCCCGACGAGGTGCACCGCCGCACGATCGCCCGGCGCGAGCTGCGGCGCTACGAGCCCGAGGGGCCGGCCGCCTCGTCCTGA
- a CDS encoding metal-dependent transcriptional regulator, whose amino-acid sequence MDPVTTKSEREALKAIYRLTRDRPAAQTGALAEALGLVPGTVTVTVKRLAERGLVDHRPYRGVELTGDGRAAAVAAIRRHRIVERFLADMLGYPWQAADRLAPSFEHDLPEDVVERLYLALDRPTECPHGFPIPEPEMVDVPELPPLYDLEPGDRAVVAVPGSTDPDVVAFLDTLGVRPGVRVEVREKHPFDGPVVLRVDGQDRTLGSKVAHQVFVRKEARQEMIG is encoded by the coding sequence ATGGACCCCGTCACCACCAAGTCCGAGCGTGAGGCGCTCAAGGCCATCTACCGGCTGACCCGGGACCGCCCGGCGGCCCAGACCGGCGCGCTCGCGGAGGCCCTCGGCCTCGTCCCCGGCACCGTCACGGTGACCGTGAAGCGGCTGGCCGAGCGGGGCCTCGTCGACCACCGCCCGTACCGGGGGGTGGAGCTGACCGGCGACGGGCGGGCGGCCGCGGTCGCCGCCATCCGCCGCCACCGGATCGTCGAGCGCTTCCTCGCCGACATGCTCGGCTACCCCTGGCAGGCGGCCGACCGGCTCGCCCCGTCCTTCGAGCACGACCTGCCCGAGGACGTGGTCGAGCGCCTCTACCTCGCCCTCGACCGGCCCACCGAGTGCCCGCACGGCTTCCCGATCCCCGAGCCGGAGATGGTCGACGTGCCCGAGCTGCCCCCGCTCTACGACCTCGAGCCGGGCGACCGGGCCGTCGTCGCCGTGCCGGGGTCGACCGACCCCGACGTCGTCGCCTTCCTCGACACGCTGGGCGTCCGCCCCGGCGTGCGGGTCGAGGTCAGGGAGAAGCACCCCTTCGACGGGCCGGTCGTCCTCCGGGTGGACGGCCAGGACCGCACCCTCGGGTCGAAGGTCGCCCACCAGGTGTTCGTCCGCAAGGAGGCCCGGCAGGAGATGATCGGTTAG